Proteins found in one Streptomyces sp. NBC_00190 genomic segment:
- a CDS encoding ParB/RepB/Spo0J family partition protein — MSSKADKLGVSASFARAQPAGVSSRRAAIAEATGAPTSGVVPPSEVPIDALAHNPFNLREDLTELEELAASLTARGQLQPLAVATRMAFMEAHPGTTDGLGRAPYVVIDGNRRLAAAHLAGLKTIQIHVNDSLSTSAADILESALIANVHRVDVAPMDQARALQELVDVHGSQAQVAKRLGKTAAWVSQRLTLLNLTPTLQEKVETGELKVEPARRIGRLPQEAQEAAADESINAVNPPRQRTAPVNGVNAVNAPPAPPAPAPTPAPRISISTISPETIADALTAHLTPDDLKAVTELLMLRI; from the coding sequence ATGAGCAGCAAGGCCGACAAACTCGGCGTCTCGGCATCCTTCGCCCGGGCTCAGCCGGCGGGTGTCAGCTCCCGCCGCGCGGCGATCGCGGAGGCCACCGGCGCGCCCACCTCGGGGGTGGTCCCGCCGTCCGAGGTACCCATCGACGCCCTCGCCCACAACCCGTTCAACCTCCGCGAAGACCTCACGGAGCTCGAAGAACTGGCGGCATCCCTCACCGCCCGGGGCCAGCTCCAACCCCTCGCGGTCGCCACCCGCATGGCCTTCATGGAGGCCCACCCGGGCACCACCGACGGCCTGGGCCGCGCCCCGTACGTCGTGATCGACGGCAACCGCCGACTGGCCGCAGCCCACCTGGCAGGCCTGAAGACCATCCAGATCCACGTCAACGACTCCCTCTCCACCTCCGCGGCGGACATCCTCGAATCGGCCCTGATCGCCAATGTCCACCGCGTGGACGTGGCCCCCATGGACCAGGCCCGCGCCCTCCAGGAACTCGTCGACGTCCACGGCTCCCAGGCCCAGGTCGCCAAGCGCCTCGGCAAGACGGCGGCCTGGGTCTCGCAGCGGCTGACCCTCCTGAACCTCACCCCCACCCTCCAGGAGAAGGTGGAGACGGGCGAGCTCAAGGTCGAACCGGCCCGCCGCATCGGCCGCCTCCCCCAGGAGGCCCAGGAGGCCGCCGCGGACGAGAGCATTAACGCCGTTAATCCCCCCCGCCAACGAACGGCCCCCGTTAACGGCGTTAACGCCGTTAACGCCCCGCCCGCCCCGCCCGCCCCGGCCCCTACCCCCGCCCCCCGGATCTCGATTTCCACGATCTCCCCGGAAACGATCGCGGACGCGCTCACCGCGCACCTCACCCCGGACGACCTCAAGGCCGTCACGGAACTCCTCATGCTGCGCATTTGA